One Mycolicibacterium pulveris genomic region harbors:
- the mtr gene encoding mycothione reductase, with translation MANFDIAIIGTGSGNSILDERYTDKRVAICEKAVFGGTCLNVGCIPTKMFVYAADVAQNARESSRYGVDARIDGVRWPDIVSRVFGRIDPIAVSGENYRRASPNVEVFASHTRFGPPRPDGRHTLRTDDGDEFTADQVVIAAGSRAVVPDAIAECGVPYHTSDTIMRIQDVPEHLIIVGGGFVACEFAHIFSALGSHVTLMLRGSTLLSGHDDDITMRFTDLAAKKWAIRDHHEVVDARQIGEGIEITCQDGTRVRGDALLVATGRVPNGDLLDAEQAGVKVTGDGRVVVDEYQRTTARGVFALGDVSSQYQLKHVANHEARVVRHNLLQDWDDTDALMPSDHRYVPWAVFTDPQIASVGLTENQARAQGFDVRVKVQDYADVAYGWAMEDTTGIAKVIVDGDTGLILGAHIMGHQASSLIQPLIQAMSFGLPAQDMARGQYWIHPALPEVVENALLALCGEPSWPPSKRH, from the coding sequence ATGGCCAACTTCGACATCGCGATCATCGGCACCGGTTCGGGCAACTCGATCCTCGACGAACGCTATACCGACAAGAGGGTGGCGATCTGTGAGAAGGCGGTGTTCGGCGGCACCTGCCTCAACGTTGGCTGCATTCCGACGAAGATGTTCGTGTACGCCGCCGATGTGGCCCAAAACGCCAGGGAATCATCGCGTTACGGAGTCGATGCCCGCATCGACGGGGTGCGGTGGCCCGATATCGTCTCGCGCGTCTTCGGGCGCATCGACCCGATCGCCGTCAGCGGCGAGAACTACCGCCGCGCGTCTCCCAACGTCGAGGTGTTCGCCAGCCACACCCGGTTCGGGCCGCCCCGGCCCGACGGTCGCCACACGCTGCGTACCGACGACGGCGACGAGTTCACCGCCGATCAGGTCGTGATCGCGGCGGGGTCGCGGGCGGTGGTCCCCGACGCCATCGCCGAGTGCGGGGTGCCGTACCACACCAGCGACACCATCATGCGAATCCAAGACGTCCCAGAGCATCTGATCATCGTCGGCGGCGGCTTCGTCGCCTGCGAGTTCGCGCACATCTTCTCCGCGCTGGGCAGCCACGTCACCCTGATGTTGCGCGGCAGCACGCTGCTCAGCGGCCACGACGACGACATCACCATGCGCTTCACCGATCTGGCCGCCAAGAAGTGGGCGATCCGCGACCACCATGAGGTCGTCGACGCGCGGCAGATCGGAGAAGGCATCGAGATCACCTGCCAGGACGGCACCAGAGTGCGGGGCGACGCGCTGCTGGTGGCGACCGGACGGGTACCCAACGGTGACCTGCTCGACGCCGAACAAGCCGGGGTCAAGGTGACCGGCGATGGTCGCGTCGTCGTCGACGAGTACCAGAGGACCACGGCACGTGGTGTTTTCGCGCTCGGTGACGTGTCGTCGCAGTATCAACTCAAGCACGTCGCCAATCACGAAGCCCGGGTGGTGCGGCACAACCTGCTGCAGGACTGGGACGACACCGACGCGCTGATGCCGTCCGACCACCGCTACGTGCCGTGGGCGGTGTTCACCGACCCGCAGATCGCCAGCGTGGGGCTCACCGAGAACCAGGCGCGGGCACAGGGTTTCGACGTTCGGGTCAAGGTTCAAGACTACGCTGACGTCGCCTACGGGTGGGCGATGGAAGACACCACCGGCATCGCCAAGGTGATCGTCGACGGTGACACCGGCCTCATCCTGGGCGCGCACATCATGGGTCATCAGGCGTCGTCGCTGATCCAGCCACTGATCCAGGCGATGAGTTTCGGCCTGCCCGCCCAGGACATGGCGCGCGGGCAGTACTGGATCCATCCCGCGCTGCCCGAAGTCGTCGAGAACGCGTTGCTGGCGTTGTGCGGTGAGCCGTCGTGGCCGCCGTCGAAGCGGCACTAG
- a CDS encoding energy-coupling factor ABC transporter ATP-binding protein gives MTAIRIEALRYVYPDGQVALDGVDLTVAPGERIAVLGPNGAGKTTLMLHLNGVLTATSGTVEICGIPLHRKTVQELRRRVGLVFQDPDDQLFMPTVAQDVAFGPANFGLHGDALAARVSRALQAVSLTEHAERTPTHLSAGQRRRAALATVLACEPDILVLDEPSANLDPVARRELAETLAGLDATMLIVTHDLPYAAQLCQRAVVMDRGVVVADGPVTEILSDAELLAVHRLELPWGFSVTT, from the coding sequence ATGACGGCGATCCGCATCGAAGCGTTGCGTTACGTCTATCCGGACGGGCAGGTGGCGCTCGACGGCGTCGACCTGACCGTCGCGCCCGGTGAGCGGATCGCGGTGCTCGGGCCCAACGGCGCAGGCAAGACCACGTTGATGCTGCACCTCAACGGCGTGCTCACCGCCACCTCCGGTACGGTCGAGATCTGCGGCATTCCGTTGCACCGCAAGACTGTTCAAGAGCTACGTCGCCGGGTCGGGCTGGTGTTCCAAGACCCGGACGACCAGCTGTTCATGCCGACCGTCGCCCAGGACGTCGCGTTCGGGCCGGCCAACTTCGGCTTGCACGGCGACGCGCTGGCCGCCCGGGTCAGCCGGGCGCTGCAGGCCGTGTCGCTGACCGAGCACGCCGAACGCACCCCAACGCATCTGTCCGCCGGGCAGCGCAGGCGCGCCGCGCTCGCAACCGTGCTGGCCTGCGAGCCCGACATCCTGGTCCTCGACGAGCCGTCGGCCAACCTCGATCCCGTCGCGCGCCGGGAGCTGGCCGAGACGCTGGCCGGGCTCGACGCCACCATGCTGATTGTCACCCACGACCTGCCCTACGCCGCGCAGCTGTGCCAGCGCGCGGTCGTGATGGATCGCGGTGTCGTCGTCGCCGACGGGCCTGTCACCGAGATCCTCTCGGACGCAGAGCTGCTCGCCGTGCACCGCCTCGAGTTACCGTGGGGTTTCTCGGTCACCACCTAG
- the cbiQ gene encoding cobalt ECF transporter T component CbiQ: MGAGAHPLYRHGDSAVHRAPAEVKIVCLLVFVLAIVATPREMFWPYAVYAAIIVVVWQFAQIPLRWVLPRMLIEAPFVVLAVLLPFAEGGARVEVAGLQLSVSGLWAAWGIVIKGTLGVAAALTVAATTSTTELPAALSRLGVPAVATSVLVLMLRYVDLLAAEASRMRMARISRGDSPRALHQAGAIAKGIGALFLRSYERGERVYVAMLSRGFDGNAPDLAVIGAPPRAAAAQWAVALIPAYAAVTVAVLAWMMR; encoded by the coding sequence ATGGGCGCCGGCGCGCACCCCCTCTACCGCCACGGCGACTCGGCGGTGCACCGGGCGCCGGCCGAGGTGAAGATCGTCTGTCTGCTGGTGTTCGTGCTGGCCATTGTCGCCACCCCGCGAGAGATGTTCTGGCCGTACGCCGTCTACGCGGCGATCATCGTGGTGGTCTGGCAGTTCGCGCAGATACCGCTGCGGTGGGTGTTGCCGCGGATGCTGATCGAGGCGCCGTTTGTGGTGCTCGCGGTGTTGCTGCCGTTCGCCGAGGGCGGGGCCCGCGTCGAGGTCGCCGGGCTGCAGCTTTCGGTGAGCGGGCTGTGGGCCGCGTGGGGCATCGTCATCAAGGGCACACTCGGTGTGGCGGCGGCGCTGACCGTCGCCGCCACCACGTCGACAACCGAGTTGCCTGCGGCCTTGAGCCGGTTGGGGGTGCCGGCGGTGGCGACCTCGGTGCTGGTGTTGATGCTGCGCTACGTCGATCTGCTGGCGGCAGAGGCCAGCCGGATGCGGATGGCCCGGATCTCACGGGGTGATTCACCGCGGGCGCTGCATCAGGCCGGTGCCATCGCGAAGGGGATCGGCGCGTTGTTCCTCCGCTCGTACGAGCGCGGCGAGCGGGTCTACGTCGCGATGCTGTCCCGGGGATTCGACGGCAATGCACCGGATCTGGCGGTCATCGGCGCGCCGCCGCGGGCCGCCGCCGCGCAGTGGGCGGTCGCGCTGATCCCGGCGTATGCCGCCGTCACGGTGGCGGTGCTGGCGTGGATGATGCGATGA
- a CDS encoding PDGLE domain-containing protein, protein MSSRWRFWVAFAAVTLLIAGVVSYFASSSPDGLDATTLRGCEVAETADGEQLTGHCIAQHADEHALSGSPLADYAIGGVGGTGGIAGVIGVLVTVAVAGLLFWSIAHRRRRSPRSAGAGRSAG, encoded by the coding sequence ATGAGCTCGCGGTGGCGGTTCTGGGTGGCATTCGCCGCCGTCACCCTGCTGATCGCCGGCGTTGTCTCCTACTTCGCCAGCTCCAGCCCCGACGGGCTGGACGCCACAACCCTGCGCGGCTGCGAGGTGGCCGAGACGGCCGACGGTGAACAGCTCACGGGGCACTGCATCGCCCAGCATGCCGACGAGCATGCCCTTTCGGGGTCGCCGCTCGCGGACTATGCGATCGGCGGGGTCGGGGGCACCGGCGGGATCGCCGGGGTGATCGGGGTCCTCGTGACCGTGGCGGTGGCGGGTTTGTTGTTCTGGTCGATCGCCCACCGCCGGCGACGAAGTCCGCGGTCGGCGGGTGCCGGTCGGTCGGCCGGGTAG
- a CDS encoding energy-coupling factor ABC transporter permease, with the protein MHMSDGIVDAPTSLIFGVIAVAAVGLSAVKARNELDERTVPLAGLVAAFIFAVQMINFPILPGVSGHLLGGALAAILVGPNTGALCIAIVLVVQSLLFADGGVTALGTNIVNMAVIGVAAGYATAVGLFTLARRRAEVPTAGLGVVAFIAALVGTVCAAMGFVLEYAIGGAATTSLGAVAGYMFGTHVLIGVGEGLITAVTVVAVARARPDLVYLLRRTRAEVPA; encoded by the coding sequence ATGCACATGAGCGACGGCATCGTCGACGCCCCGACCTCACTCATCTTCGGGGTCATCGCGGTCGCGGCCGTCGGTCTCAGCGCGGTGAAGGCACGCAACGAACTCGACGAGCGCACGGTCCCGCTGGCCGGCCTCGTCGCCGCGTTCATCTTCGCGGTGCAGATGATCAACTTCCCGATCCTGCCCGGGGTCAGCGGCCACCTGCTGGGCGGTGCACTGGCCGCCATCCTGGTCGGCCCCAACACCGGGGCGCTGTGCATCGCGATCGTGTTGGTGGTGCAGTCGCTGTTGTTCGCCGACGGCGGTGTGACCGCGCTGGGCACCAACATCGTCAACATGGCGGTCATCGGCGTCGCGGCGGGGTACGCGACGGCGGTGGGACTGTTCACCCTTGCCCGCAGGCGCGCGGAGGTGCCCACGGCCGGGCTCGGCGTCGTCGCGTTTATCGCCGCGCTGGTCGGTACCGTCTGTGCGGCAATGGGTTTCGTGCTCGAGTATGCAATCGGCGGCGCGGCGACGACCTCCCTCGGTGCCGTGGCCGGCTACATGTTCGGCACGCATGTGCTGATCGGGGTCGGTGAGGGCCTGATCACCGCGGTGACCGTGGTGGCCGTCGCCCGTGCGCGTCCCGACCTGGTCTACCTGCTGCGCCGGACGCGCGCGGAGGTGCCGGCATGA